A stretch of the Pseudomonas helvetica genome encodes the following:
- a CDS encoding toxin-activating lysine-acyltransferase produces the protein MHFDSLEILAPQLSDEPWNEATVFGSAVWLWMQSAAHRDAPLHTLSALLLPAIKQRQFMLASEQGTPVFFMSWMNLSAEAEQRYLNNAPVCMSEADWNSGERLWISDWVAPFGHTRQLSRLLLRRLWPQRFGRFLEHRGDERGFRIKKWQGIGVLPAEARAWFAAHPLLQ, from the coding sequence ATGCACTTCGATAGTCTTGAAATCCTTGCCCCCCAGCTGTCCGACGAACCCTGGAACGAGGCGACCGTGTTCGGTTCCGCCGTCTGGTTGTGGATGCAGTCGGCGGCGCATCGTGATGCGCCGCTGCATACCTTGTCGGCATTGCTGCTGCCGGCGATCAAGCAGCGCCAGTTCATGCTCGCCAGCGAGCAAGGCACGCCGGTGTTTTTCATGTCCTGGATGAACCTCAGTGCCGAGGCCGAGCAGCGCTATCTGAACAATGCTCCGGTGTGCATGTCTGAGGCTGACTGGAACAGTGGCGAGCGTCTTTGGATCAGCGACTGGGTCGCGCCTTTCGGGCATACCCGACAACTGTCGAGACTGCTGCTGCGTCGGCTCTGGCCGCAACGCTTTGGCCGCTTCCTGGAGCATCGGGGCGATGAGCGCGGCTTTCGTATCAAGAAGTGGCAGGGCATCGGAGTCCTGCCCGCCGAGGCGCGCGCCTGGTTCGCCGCTCACCCGCTGCTTCAGTAG
- a CDS encoding ShlB/FhaC/HecB family hemolysin secretion/activation protein, with translation MFFKPHSCTRLRAFVRGRFVVQRSLYPLAIVSLFASLAATAAEPSAQEQSLLRQQERERVLREQLEPSPDVRLKASPDDGQGLLPANETPCFTIRHIVLEGEDSAAFQWALRAANPASDPALNRCLGAAGINLTMKRIQNLIIARGFVTTRVLAAPQDLSQGTLALVLVPGRIKHIRFADGTSLRATLWNAMPAQPGDLLNLRDIEQALENFKRVPTAEADVQITPANDADAKPGESDVVILWKQASVARLSLSADDSGTYDTGKYQGNVALSLDNPLGLNDLFYASFSHNLGGGKSGDRGSEGHTLHYSLPYDYWQLGLTSSEYDYHQTVAGSNQTYDYQGHSSNDELKLSRLLYRDAVRKTSAWASGWSRTSSNSIDDTEIEVQRRRMAGWELGLDHREFMGSNTLDLGLSYRRGTGADHALRAPEEDLGEGTSRPKIISANAQLQTPFRLGTQQFRYIGAWRGQWNRSPLIAQDRFSIGGRYSVRGFDGEQILSAERGWTLRNDLGWFVFQSGQELYLGVDYGEVGGHSSQSLSGRRLAGSVVGVRGGYKQFSYDLFVGQPLIKPSHFETAAVTTGFNLNWSF, from the coding sequence GTGTTTTTCAAGCCTCATTCGTGTACCCGGCTGCGTGCTTTTGTGCGTGGCCGCTTCGTCGTGCAACGCTCGTTGTATCCCCTCGCAATCGTCAGCCTGTTTGCCAGTCTTGCCGCCACGGCGGCAGAGCCGAGCGCGCAGGAACAGTCGTTGCTGCGCCAACAAGAGCGCGAACGGGTCTTGCGCGAGCAGCTCGAACCCTCTCCTGACGTACGCCTCAAGGCCTCCCCGGATGATGGTCAGGGCCTGCTGCCGGCCAATGAAACGCCATGCTTCACGATTCGCCATATCGTGCTCGAGGGTGAGGATTCAGCCGCCTTCCAGTGGGCGCTGCGTGCTGCCAACCCGGCGTCCGATCCGGCGCTGAACCGTTGCCTGGGGGCCGCGGGCATCAACCTGACCATGAAGCGCATACAGAACCTGATCATCGCGCGGGGTTTCGTCACCACGCGGGTGCTGGCCGCCCCTCAGGACCTGAGCCAAGGGACGCTTGCTCTGGTACTGGTTCCGGGACGCATCAAACACATTCGGTTTGCCGACGGCACCTCGTTGCGGGCGACGCTGTGGAACGCCATGCCCGCCCAACCCGGTGATCTGTTGAACCTGCGGGACATCGAGCAAGCCCTGGAGAACTTCAAGCGGGTGCCCACGGCCGAAGCTGACGTGCAGATTACGCCGGCAAACGACGCTGACGCCAAGCCGGGAGAAAGCGATGTGGTGATCCTCTGGAAGCAAGCTTCCGTGGCGCGCCTGAGTCTGTCGGCCGACGACTCGGGCACCTACGACACCGGTAAATATCAGGGCAATGTCGCGCTGTCGCTGGACAATCCGTTGGGCCTCAATGACCTGTTCTATGCCAGTTTCAGCCACAACCTGGGCGGCGGCAAAAGTGGTGATCGTGGTTCTGAAGGGCACACCCTGCACTATTCGCTGCCGTACGACTACTGGCAACTGGGCCTGACGTCCAGCGAGTACGACTATCACCAGACCGTGGCCGGGAGCAATCAGACTTATGACTATCAGGGCCACAGTAGCAACGACGAACTGAAACTTTCACGACTGCTCTACCGCGATGCCGTGCGCAAGACGTCGGCATGGGCCAGTGGCTGGTCGCGCACCTCCAGCAACTCTATCGACGACACCGAAATTGAAGTGCAGCGCCGGCGTATGGCGGGCTGGGAGCTGGGGCTCGATCACCGCGAGTTCATGGGCAGCAATACCCTGGATCTGGGCCTGAGCTATCGACGTGGAACCGGGGCGGACCATGCCTTGCGAGCACCGGAAGAAGACCTCGGCGAGGGGACGTCACGGCCGAAGATCATCAGCGCCAACGCCCAGTTGCAAACCCCGTTCCGTCTGGGGACGCAGCAATTTCGCTACATCGGCGCTTGGCGCGGCCAATGGAATCGCTCGCCGTTGATCGCTCAGGATCGTTTCTCCATTGGTGGGCGCTACAGCGTCCGCGGGTTCGATGGTGAACAGATCCTCTCCGCCGAACGCGGCTGGACCTTGCGCAATGACCTGGGCTGGTTCGTCTTTCAGAGCGGCCAGGAACTCTATCTCGGCGTCGACTATGGCGAGGTCGGCGGACATTCCAGCCAGTCCTTGTCCGGGCGCCGTCTGGCGGGCTCGGTGGTCGGTGTGCGGGGCGGCTACAAGCAGTTTTCCTATGACCTGTTCGTCGGCCAACCGCTCATCAAGCCCAGCCATTTCGAAACGGCCGCCGTAACCACGGGCTTCAACCTCAACTGGTCGTTTTGA